Proteins from one Aureimonas sp. SA4125 genomic window:
- the moaC gene encoding cyclic pyranopterin monophosphate synthase MoaC → MSGLTHLDATGAAAMVDVGDKAETVRVARAEGLVLMAPETLALIEAGGAKKGDVIAVARIAGIMAAKKTADLIPLCHPLMLEKVSVEITAEPALPGLRVTATARVSGKTGIEMEALTAVSVACLTIYDMAKAVDRGMEISGIRLLQKSGGRSGDWSATAEPA, encoded by the coding sequence GTGAGCGGGCTCACCCATCTCGACGCCACGGGCGCGGCCGCCATGGTGGATGTCGGCGACAAGGCCGAAACCGTTCGCGTGGCGCGCGCCGAAGGGCTGGTGCTGATGGCGCCGGAGACGCTGGCGCTGATCGAGGCGGGAGGCGCCAAGAAGGGCGACGTCATCGCCGTCGCGCGCATTGCCGGCATCATGGCGGCGAAGAAGACCGCCGATCTCATCCCGCTCTGCCACCCCCTGATGCTGGAAAAGGTCTCGGTCGAAATCACCGCCGAACCCGCGCTGCCGGGCCTGCGCGTGACCGCGACGGCGCGCGTCAGCGGCAAGACCGGCATCGAGATGGAAGCGCTGACGGCGGTCAGCGTCGCCTGCCTCACCATCTACGACATGGCCAAGGCCGTCGACCGCGGCATGGAGATTTCCGGCATCCGCCTGCTCCAGAAGTCGGGCGGCCGTTCCGGCGACTGGTCGGCCACCGCGGAGCCGGCGTGA
- the glp gene encoding gephyrin-like molybdotransferase Glp — protein sequence MTLISVEAAFALLMDGAVPVEGTETIGLNTAYGRILASDLAALRTQPSFAASAMDGYALRASDATASGSRLRVVGESAAGRAFGGRPGPGEAVRIFTGAPVPEGCDAIVIQENADRVSDGEVLLLEAAVPGRHIRSAGADFSAGAVLQPAGTRLSAGAIALAASGGYPEVSVRRRPRIAVLATGDELVLPGESIGPSQIVASNSYGVAAMVTSAGGVALDYGIARDDAAEIGGFLDRALAEHVDIFVTIGGASVGDHDLVADVFAQKGVTPDFWKVAMRPGKPLMAGRIGSMRLVGLPGNPASSLVAATLFLRPLVSTLAGCPSAPMYRNAVLGTDMPANDLRADFIRATLGEREALTPVVMPITRQDSSLLSVYARADVLLRREPFASAARAGDPCRYILLD from the coding sequence GTGACCCTGATCTCCGTCGAGGCTGCCTTCGCCCTCCTGATGGATGGCGCCGTCCCCGTCGAGGGCACGGAGACGATCGGCCTCAACACCGCATACGGCCGCATTCTCGCCAGCGATCTGGCTGCCCTCCGCACCCAACCCTCCTTCGCCGCATCGGCGATGGACGGATACGCGCTGCGTGCGTCCGACGCGACCGCCTCCGGGTCGCGCCTGCGGGTCGTCGGTGAATCAGCCGCCGGGCGCGCCTTCGGGGGGCGCCCCGGCCCTGGCGAGGCCGTCCGCATCTTCACCGGCGCGCCTGTGCCGGAGGGATGCGACGCCATCGTCATCCAGGAAAACGCCGACCGGGTTTCGGACGGCGAGGTCCTGCTTCTGGAGGCCGCCGTCCCCGGACGCCATATCCGCAGCGCCGGTGCCGATTTTTCCGCCGGCGCCGTGCTGCAGCCGGCGGGGACGCGCCTGTCCGCCGGGGCGATCGCGCTGGCTGCCAGCGGCGGATACCCCGAGGTGTCGGTCCGACGGCGTCCGCGCATCGCGGTGCTGGCCACCGGCGACGAGCTCGTCCTGCCCGGCGAGAGCATCGGTCCGTCGCAGATCGTCGCGTCGAATTCCTATGGCGTCGCGGCGATGGTGACGTCGGCCGGCGGCGTGGCCCTCGACTACGGCATCGCGCGCGACGATGCCGCCGAGATCGGCGGCTTTCTCGACCGCGCCCTCGCCGAGCACGTCGACATCTTCGTCACCATCGGCGGCGCCTCCGTCGGGGACCACGACCTCGTCGCCGACGTGTTCGCGCAGAAGGGCGTCACGCCGGATTTCTGGAAGGTCGCCATGCGTCCGGGCAAGCCGCTGATGGCAGGTCGCATCGGCTCGATGCGACTTGTCGGACTTCCCGGAAATCCCGCGTCCAGCCTCGTGGCGGCGACGCTCTTCCTGAGACCCCTCGTATCGACGCTGGCCGGATGCCCGAGCGCTCCGATGTACCGCAACGCCGTTCTCGGCACCGATATGCCGGCCAATGATCTGCGTGCCGATTTCATCCGCGCGACGCTTGGCGAGAGAGAGGCCCTGACACCGGTCGTCATGCCCATCACACGCCAGGACTCCTCCCTCCTCTCGGTCTATGCCCGGGCCGACGTACTGCTCCGGCGCGAGCCGTTCGCGTCCGCCGCAAGAGCCGGCGACCCCTGCCGCTACATCCTGCTCGACTGA
- the lexA gene encoding transcriptional repressor LexA, giving the protein MLTRKQHDLLMFIHGRLQEVGVPPSFDEMKDALDLRSKSGIHRLITALEERGFIRRLPNRARALEVLRLPDSVTQMPKRTAFTPSIVENSRARTEPVAEVASLQKRPRAVSNENSAVGIPMMGRIAAGVPIAAIQNNTQQIFVPPDMLGAGEHFALEVKGDSMIEAGILDGDTVVIRRADTATPGDIVVALVDEEEATLKRFRRRGNTIALEAANPAYETRIFGSDRVKVQGRLVGLIRRY; this is encoded by the coding sequence ATGCTGACGCGCAAGCAGCACGATCTGCTGATGTTCATTCATGGACGGTTGCAGGAAGTCGGCGTGCCGCCGTCCTTCGACGAGATGAAGGATGCGCTGGACCTCCGGTCGAAATCCGGCATCCACCGGCTGATCACCGCACTCGAAGAACGCGGCTTCATTCGCCGCCTGCCGAATCGCGCTCGCGCGCTGGAAGTGTTGCGACTGCCCGATTCGGTGACGCAGATGCCGAAGCGGACGGCGTTCACGCCGAGCATCGTCGAGAACTCCCGGGCCCGCACCGAGCCGGTGGCCGAAGTCGCCTCCCTGCAGAAGCGCCCGCGCGCCGTCTCCAACGAGAACAGCGCGGTCGGCATTCCGATGATGGGTCGCATCGCCGCGGGCGTTCCGATCGCCGCGATCCAGAACAACACGCAGCAGATCTTCGTGCCGCCCGACATGCTGGGTGCGGGCGAACACTTCGCCCTGGAGGTCAAGGGCGACTCGATGATCGAGGCGGGCATCCTCGACGGCGACACCGTCGTCATCCGGCGTGCCGACACGGCGACGCCTGGAGACATCGTCGTCGCCCTCGTCGACGAGGAGGAGGCGACGCTGAAGCGCTTTCGCCGTCGCGGCAACACCATCGCCTTGGAAGCGGCAAACCCGGCCTATGAGACCCGCATCTTCGGATCGGACCGGGTCAAGGTCCAGGGCCGCCTCGTCGGGCTGATTCGACGGTACTGA